A genomic stretch from Nymphalis io chromosome 25, ilAglIoxx1.1, whole genome shotgun sequence includes:
- the LOC126778330 gene encoding attractin-like protein 1, with amino-acid sequence MVESLQMFLFLFKSKYRRKWSWFSPFLCSVLIVLLFCHGVLAKCSDHNCLNGVCKNDTCVCYEGWQGPQCQHCGGKIKLTEPTGIITDGPGNYSVSTQCSWLIVPPRLGPNPPALRVRLESFATECGWDHLYVYDGDSVRAERLLAVFSGVLDNKDSGWTRQVIARSGSVLLHFFSDDAYAMEGFNVTYAAYSCPSNDHRTNCSDHGECDEGSCRCEPNWVGVACDQPLCPNDCNAETGGGLCTAGGCVCAAGRAGAACDVAGGAAGWRWAWREEGEGGARPRGAPPPAAGHALVAHGDDLLRVGGETFAEAPFLHRYKTVENEWIAMEARGEAPLPRFAHSAVIYGNELIVYGGVVASDEPERGGGLAGLEGRAGEVTNEVWRARLDVTHADWRNATPTACSPHRPAPLKHCGGLHLSGHTAVMVQMGPTKKPVMLVFFGHSPYYGYLHLVQEYYVEEGWWGAAGTRGAAARGGFAHSAAYDALSARVYVHAGLVSESEATQAPSAALYEYEIETRIWRPLPSAPTPRYLHTALFVSPGIMLVFGGNTHNDSASAGPVAIAASARCYAAAAHLYHARCRTWYSLPGLAGSARAAHAAALLPLAARASALVHAGFDGRLRSDALLFETGDKCSTRRDELSCVESAQRAATACVWRAADRTCVAIEEIGWKQSFNESLKACLDDPVFDERRCALAEYCSACVASGCAWCGACLPSAQHCLRRAHAQHALLSLSVEECESGGGGEVCGRYHSCAACHAHLHRHPHGSEELSQRACYWDYDTVKCRPANSSTDIRSVAATATGVCSAACATFRSCTNCTAEECIWCASAGRCVDKNAYGASFPMGGCRAWSTNGCAGGAGGAGAGCGAHASCAACLAEPACGWCDDGAGGGRGACLPGGERRPHHPHVCPHRRWHFTRCPACQCNGHAVCDGAARCVQPCGARAVGAHCDTCAPAHWGSPLNGGLCQPCECNAQAVSCAVDTGRCYCSTKGLAGDRCDKCDNTNHYHADLFNKGCYYDLAVDYQFTFNLSKKEDRHLSAINFRNAPVKPDVDADFSITCSAHARMNLTVRTRSDVAERTLFSDVNCTNFRYKFAKSEHAFGVEDNVTLTTFFVYVYDFRPPLWIQISFSQYPKLNLQQFFITFSSCFLLLLLVAAALWKIKQKYDLYRRRQRLFVEMEQMASRPFSQVSIELEKGGGGSGVPAPVALEPCRSGRAAVLSLLVRLPTGGTGRAPPLGGLALASALVTLGHQHHVTHATHAHSDRWRRDNQCK; translated from the exons ATGGTAGAATCTctgcaaatgtttttatttcttttcaaatcTAAATACAGACGAAAATGGTCATGGTTCTCTCCGTTCTTATGTTCAGTGCTCATAGTGTTATTGTTTTGTCACGGAGTTCTAGCTAAGTGTAGTGATCATAACTGCTTAAATGGTGTGTGTAAAAATGATACTTGCGTGTGCTACGAGGGCTGGCAAGGTCCCCAATGCCAGCATTGCGGCGGGAAAATAAA ATTAACCGAACCAACGGGTATAATAACCGACGGTCCGGGTAACTACAGCGTCAGCACACAATGTTCGTGGCTGATAGTTCCGCCGCGGCTCGGGCCGAACCCACCCGCGCTGCGTGTACGACTCGAAAGCTTCGCCACGGAATGTGGTTGGGACCATTTGTACGTGTACGACGGTGACAGTGTACGAGCGGAGCGTTTGTTGGCTGTTTTTAG tgGTGTGCTAGATAATAAGGATTCCGGTTGGACTCGACAAGTGATAGCTCGTTCTGGGAGCGTACTTTTACATTTCTTTTCGGATGACGCGTACGCAATGGAGGGGTTCAACGTAACGTACGCGGCGTACTCGTGCCCGTCGAACGATCATCGTACGAATTGTTCAG ATCATGGCGAGTGTGACGAGGGCTCGTGTAGATGTGAACCGAACTGGGTCGGTGTTGCGTGTGACCAGCCTTTATGCCCAA ACGACTGCAACGCGGAAACGGGCGGCGGGCTGTGCACGGCGGGCGGCTGCGTGTGCGCGGCGGGGCGCGCGGGCGCGGCGTGCGAcgtggcgggcggcgcggcgggctgGCGGTGGGCGTGGCGGGAGGAGGGGGAGGGGGGCGCGCGGCCGCGGGgggcgccgccgcccgccgccggaCACGCGCTCGTCGCGCACGGGGACGACTTGTTGCGCGTCGGCGGGGAGACCTTCGCCGAGGCGCCCTTCCTCCACAG atataaaACAGTGGAAAACGAATGGATAGCCATGGAAGCGAGAGGAGAAGCCCCGTTGCCACGTTTCGCGCACTCTGCTGTGATCTACGGCAATGAGTTAATAGTATATGGAGGTGTTGTAGCCTCGGACGAGCCAGAGAGGGG GGGCGGGCTGGCGGGGCTGGAGGGGCGCGCGGGGGAGGTGACGAACGAGGTGTGGCGCGCGCGCCTGGACGTGACGCACGCGGACTGGCGGAACGCCACGCCCACCGCGTGCTCGCCGCACCGACCGGCGCCGCTGAAGCATTGCG GCGGTCTCCATTTGTCCGGTCACACGGCAGTCATGGTACAGATGGGTCCGACGAAGAAACCGGTCATGTTAGTGTTTTTTGGACATTCTCCGTATTATGGATACCTCCATCTCGTCCAg GAGTACTACGTGGAGGAGGGGTGGTGGGGCGCGGCGGGCacgcgcggcgcggcggcgcgcggcgggTTCGCGCACTCGGCCGCCTACGACGCGCTGTCGGCGCGCGTCTACGTGCACGCCGGCCTCGTGTCCGAGTCGGAGGCCACGCAG GCGCCGTCCGCTGCACTGTACGAGTACGAGATAGAGACGAGAATCTGGCGTCCGCTGCCGTCCGCGCCGACGCCGAGGTATCTACACACGGCGCTCTTTGTATCGCCCG GCATAATGCTAGTGTTCGGTGGCAACACCCACAACGACAGTGCGAGCGCGGGTCCGGTGGCGATCGCGGCCTCGGCGCGCTGCTACGCCGCCGCCGCGCACCTCTACCACGCTCG ATGCAGGACGTGGTACTCGCTGCCGGGGCTGGCGGGCTCGGCTCGCGCGGCGCACGCGGCGGCGCTGCTGCCGCTGGCGGCGCGCGCCTCCGCCCTCGTGCACGCGGG GTTCGACGGGCGGCTCCGTTCGGACGCGCTGCTGTTCGAGACGGGCGACAAGTGCTCGACGCGGCGCGACGAGCTGTCGTGCGTGGAGAGCGCGCAGCGAGCCGCCACCGCGTGCGTGTGGCGCGCGGCCGACCGCACGTGCGTCGCC aTAGAAGAGATCGGGTGGAAGCAATCGTTCAATGAAAGTCTCAAGGCGTGTTTGGATGATCCGGTGTTTG ACGAGCGTCGCTGCGCGCTGGCGGAGTACTGCTCGGCGTGCGTGGCGAGCGGCTGCGCGTGGTGCGGCGCCTGCCTGCCGTCCGCGCAGCACTGCCTGCGCCGCGCGCACGCGCAGCACGCGCTG TTGTCGCTGTCGGTGGAGGAGTGCGAGTCCGGTGGCGGCGGCGAGGTGTGTGGGCGGTACCACTCGTGCGCGGCGTGCCACGCGCACCTGCACCGACACCCGCAC ggTTCAGAAGAGTTGAGTCAACGAGCGTGTTACTGGGATTACGACACAGTTAAATGTAGACCTGCTAATTCTTCCACCGACATTAG AAGTGTGGCCGCGACGGCGACTGGAGTGTGTAGTGCAGCGTGTGCCACGTTCCGCTCATGTACGAACTGTACCGCAGAGGAGTGTATTTGGTGCGCTTCGGCTGGTCGATGTGTCGATAAG AACGCATACGGCGCGTCGTTCCCCATGGGCGGCTGCCGCGCGTGGTCCACCAACGGctgcgcgggcggcgcgggcggcgcgggcgcgggctgCGGCGCGCACGCGTCGTGCGCGGCGTGCCTGGCGGAGCCGGCGTGCGGCTGGTGCGACgacggcgcgggcggcggccgCGGCGCCTGCCTGCCGGGCGGCGAGCGGCGCCCGCACCACCCGCACGTGTGCCCGCACCGCAG GTGGCATTTCACGCGCTGCCCGGCGTGCCAGTGCAACGGGCACGCGGTGTGCGACGGCGCGGCGCGCTGCGTGCAGCCGTGCGGCGCGCGCGCGGTGGGCGCGCACTGCGACACGTGCGCGCCCGCGCACTGGGGGTCGCCGCTCAACGGTGGCCTCTGTCAAC CGTGCGAGTGCAACGCGCAGGCGGTGTCGTGCGCCGTGGACACGGGGCGCTGCTACTGCAGCACGAAGGGGCTGGCGGGCGACCGCTGCGACAAGTGCGACAACACCAACCACTACCACGCCGACCTCTTCAATAAGGGCTGCTACT ACGATCTAGCAGTCGACTACCAGTTCACGTTCAATCTATCAAAGAAGGAGGACCGGCACCTGTCCGCGATCAACTTCCGGAACGCGCCCGTGAAGCCGGACGTGGACGCCGACTTCAGCATCACGTGCTCCGCGCACGCGCGCATGAACCTCACCGTGCGCACGCGCAGCGACGTCGCCGAGCGGACGCTGTTCAGCGACGTCAACTGCACCAACTTCCGATACAA GTTCGCTAAGTCGGAACACGCTTTCGGCGTCGAGGACAATGTGACCCTGACCACGTTCTTCGTGTACGTGTACGACTTCCGGCCGCCATTGTGGATACAGATATCGTTCTCGCAATACCCGAAGTTGAATTTACAACAGTTTTTCATTACGTTCTCATCGTGTTTCTTACTTTTGTTGCTGGTCGCTGCCGCTTTGTGGAAAATAAAACag AAATACGATTTGTACAGAAGAAGGCAGCGATTGTTTGTAGAAATGGAACAAATGGCATCTAGACCTTTTAGTCAAGTCAGTATCGAACTGGAGAAGGGAGGTGGGG GCAGCGGAGTCCCCGCACCGGTCGCACTGGAGCCGTGCCGCTCGGGCCGCGCCGCCGTGCTGTCGCTGCTCGTGCGCCTGCCCACCGGTGGGACGGGCCGCGCGCCACCGCTCGGCGGGCTGGCGCTCGCCTCCGCACTCGTCACGCTCGGTCACCAGCACCACGTGACGCATGCGACGCACGCACACTCTGACAG ATGGCGAAGAGATAACCAATGTAAATAG